One genomic window of Pyrenophora tritici-repentis strain M4 chromosome Unknown M4_contig_00032, whole genome shotgun sequence includes the following:
- a CDS encoding DUF3505 multi-domain protein, whose product MSKPSIECQYFEHVPEHSVAACRECRYAVWPDQIEGHLQKQHKVSYKEAEAVGQQVRSWAGLVQYPSELEVPTGAPKPVRQLPVYTDGMLCQFDSSCCYYVARSKEAIRKHWRKDHQGWSAGKKRGRPSRTRQKSVQAHMDKGYRLVHCQRLFSSRHGSQYFEVQAPSQDGEGPEIVPVDGAAAWARVGEQMAKAWADIEKRAQTTIQEGERDEVNPWLERTQWLPYLVGMERPDLLACIEEPVAEPDARQEQQAEPVEAAIWAAMDGLARFSQASIIDRIGVFIRLEAIRTEMHQTRFQPLQPYMDKNAIVKHTRPWQQMLMFFARTQKEHGWKSPKYRLRNNQFNPVTLLDPLTYLGRA is encoded by the coding sequence ATGTCTAAACCTAGCATCGAGTGCCAGTATTTCGAGCATGTGCCTGAGCACAGCGTAGCGGCATGCAGAGAGTGCAGATATGCAGTATGGCCAGATCAGATTGAGGGCCATCTACAGAAGCAGCATAAGGTTAGTTACAAGGAGGCTGAGGCAGTTGGACAGCAGGTTCGCAGCTGGGCTGGGTTAGTCCAGTACCCTAGTGAGCTCGAGGTGCCGACTGGTGCTCCAAAGCCTGTGCGGCaattgccagtgtatacagACGGGATGTTATGCCAATTTGACTCCAGCTGCTGCTATTATGTAGCAAGAAGTAAGGAGGCTATACGAAAGCATTGGCGTAAGGACCATCAAGGATGGTCAGCAGGGAAGAAGCGAGGGCGGCCAAGTCGAACCAGGCAGAAGAGCGTGCAGGCACATATGGATAAGGGGTaccggctggtccattgccaGCGATTATTCAGCAGCCGGCATGGATCGCAGTACTTTGAGGTCCAGGCACCCAGCCAGgatggagaaggccccgaaATCGTGCCCGTAGACGGGGCAGCAGCATGGGCGCGAGTGGGCGAGCAGATGGCCaaggcgtgggcagacatcgagaagcgggcgcagacgacgatccaggagggcgagcgcgacgaggtgaacccatggctggagcggacgcagtggttgccgtacctagtgggcatggagaggccggatttgttagcgtgcatcgaggagcccgtggcagagccagatgccaggcaggagcagcaggccgagccggtggaagcagcgatttgggcagccatggatggattggcgcggttcagccaggcatccattattgaccggattggcgtgtttatacggttggaggcaattcgcacagagatgcaccaaacccggttccagccgttacagccgtatatggacaagaacgccattgtcaagcacacacgaccgtggcagcagatgttaatgttttttgcacgcacacagaaagagcacgggtggaagagccccaagtatagactccgcaacaatcaattcaatccggtcactctcctagacccacttacctatctaggtagggcttaa
- a CDS encoding ComEC, membrane metal-binding protein, whose protein sequence is MVFGFSTKDSLYLLLFRFQLYLCVHPTATTTPVFTAASTNIATAAPTLPILAIHSVLAALAIPAAPAVLAAPALANYAPTISALTALTPAAFTLNAPTPTVTALIAATLNALALTAIALATLAILATTTLLPLLLLLFLLLLLLRLLLLRPALATLTPTALTPPHSAILPITASALATSSISTIPVLLAALAFPAVPAVSTALFCPLPPTPPPPAVTAVSAAATAPLVAALTTLATFAFLAALNIFAINPTASVLAAPDTLTISTVLTLSLVLVTCTALNILITTPTTPAPVAASAPAILAAYNILTSTSYLLQLIYTSGYCYCYCYSPTFAILATLTVLTILAVLTILAVLIILAASLSLQSSLSSLSSLLPLSLQSSLSSLSSLLPLSLQSSLSSLSSLLPLSFLPLLPLLSSLFPLSLQSLQLT, encoded by the exons atggtttttggcttttctacaaaagatagcttgtatct tctgctctttcgtttccaactatatctgtgtgtccatcctacggctactactacacctgtgtttactgccgcttctacaaatatcgccactgcggcccctacgcttcctattcttgctatccactccgtccttgctgctctcgccattccagctgctcctgctgtcctcgctgctcctgctctcgctaattacgctcctactatttccgcccttactgctcttactcctgcagcttttactcttaatgcgcctactcctacggttactgctcttattgctgctactcttaatgctctagctctcactgctattgctctcgctactctcgctattcttgctactactact ctcctacccttgctactcctgctattcttactgctcctgctcctacggctcttacttctacgtcctgctcttgctactcttactcctaccgctcttactcctccgcattccgcaatcctccctattactgcttctgctctcgccacttcctctatctctactatccccgtccttcttgctgctctcgctttccccgctgttcccgctgtctctactgctctcttctgccccttacctcctacgcctcctccacctgcggtaactgcggtttcggcggccgctaccgctcctcttgtcgctgctcttactaccctcgctactttcgctttccttgctgctcttaatatcttcgctatcaatcctacggcttctgttctcgctgctcctgatactcttactatctctactgtccttactttgtcccttgtccttgtaacttgcactgctcttaatattcttattactactcctactacccctgcacctgttgccgcttctgcccctgctatccttgctgcttataatatccttacttctacctcttacctcttacagcttatatacacctccggctactgctattgctactgctactctcctactttcgctatcctcgctactcttactgtccttactatcctcgctgttcttactatcctcgctgtcctcattatcctcgctgcttcgctgtccttacaatcctcgctgtcctcgttgtcctcgctgcttccgctgtccttacaatcctcgctgtcctcgttgtcctcgctgcttccgctgtccttacaatcctcgctgtcctcgttgtcctcgctgcttccgctgtcctttctacccttactgcccttactatcctcgctgttcccgctgtccttgcaatcgctacaattaacttaa